One genomic segment of Mesoterricola silvestris includes these proteins:
- a CDS encoding glycosyltransferase family 9 protein: MKANGTQALKESLRRGDALPEVWIRFPRQLGDVIFALPFLGSLQREWNAAAAELGVTLKWVAVGHAIGAAVFSEAAESVIAESVIETGGVGKPDPWMLLRRWRKDRPVAVINLSQSVRLILAAWMARVPIRGGIADNNLSLLYTHPFKYRDLPIHIVQRYQPLLEKLTGLTDIRWLPITPDLLGGKGALPLLRRAGWDGRPYVVLAFGTRGEEKRWFPEHENWPGLSQLLMDQGFATVLLGSPDEKPLASELAALAPGTIDLTGQTTIPEACAVQYHAYGCVGVDTGLSHCSAGAGRPTVTLMNMSLEHLIQPQGPFSVAVRGPAMGLGEGERPGNPRGGGAHRITPLRAANILHALALEARGEQVGPPSTSAGV; the protein is encoded by the coding sequence ATGAAGGCGAACGGCACCCAGGCCCTCAAGGAGAGCCTCCGGCGGGGCGACGCCCTGCCCGAGGTGTGGATCCGCTTTCCCAGGCAGCTGGGGGACGTCATCTTCGCACTGCCCTTCCTGGGCAGCCTGCAGCGGGAATGGAACGCCGCGGCCGCGGAGCTCGGCGTCACCCTCAAGTGGGTGGCCGTGGGCCACGCCATCGGCGCGGCGGTCTTCAGCGAGGCCGCGGAATCGGTCATCGCGGAGAGCGTCATCGAGACCGGGGGCGTGGGCAAGCCCGACCCCTGGATGCTGCTGCGGCGCTGGCGCAAGGACCGCCCCGTGGCGGTCATCAACCTCAGCCAGTCGGTGCGGCTCATCCTGGCCGCCTGGATGGCCCGGGTGCCCATCCGCGGCGGCATCGCCGACAACAACCTGAGCCTGCTCTACACCCACCCGTTCAAGTACCGGGACCTGCCAATCCACATCGTGCAGCGCTACCAGCCCCTGCTCGAGAAGCTCACGGGCCTGACCGACATCCGGTGGCTGCCCATCACCCCCGACCTCCTGGGCGGCAAGGGCGCCCTGCCCCTCCTTCGCCGCGCCGGCTGGGACGGAAGGCCGTACGTGGTGCTGGCCTTCGGAACCCGGGGCGAGGAGAAGCGCTGGTTCCCCGAGCACGAGAACTGGCCCGGATTGTCCCAGCTCCTCATGGACCAGGGATTCGCCACGGTCCTCCTGGGCAGCCCCGACGAGAAGCCCCTGGCCTCGGAACTGGCCGCCCTGGCCCCCGGGACCATCGATCTCACGGGCCAGACCACCATCCCCGAGGCCTGCGCCGTGCAGTACCACGCGTACGGCTGCGTCGGGGTGGACACGGGCCTGTCCCACTGCAGCGCGGGGGCGGGAAGGCCCACCGTGACCCTCATGAACATGTCGCTGGAGCACCTCATCCAGCCCCAGGGACCCTTTTCCGTCGCGGTGCGGGGCCCCGCCATGGGCCTCGGCGAGGGCGAACGCCCGGGAAACCCCCGCGGAGGCGGCGCCCACCGCATCACGCCGCTGCGCGCCGCCAACATCCTCCATGCCCTGGCCCTGGAGGCCCGGGGGGAGCAGGTGGGGCCCCCTTCGACCTCCGCCGGGGTTTGA